GTTCTCAGTATGTTGGCGTACTCCAGCCTGTCATGGGCTTTCTTTGGTTTTTTTAGAGGTTCGACAACAGGGTTGCTGAATGGTTGCGGTCCCCCCGTACCACTGTTCACATCGGCACGGATCTGTCTCATTTCTTCTATATTAAGCCTGTTGGTTTTTTCAGCCTTTGATATAGCGAATGAGGTAAGCAGTTCATTGCGGGATATGAGTTGCGACCGGACATCCGCAGGGACGGCCACTTCGAAATGCGAGACCTCCTGATCAAGCGATATGAGCGTTTCATCCTGTATACGTATATTGGCGTCGTTGAGTACAAACTGTCCCAGAAAAGGGGTTTTAAGGGGATTATCATTTTGTGCGGCGTTCCAGTAATATGTCCTCAAAATCGCCCTCCATCAGGTGTTTTTCATGCAAAAAGATTACTGCAAGATTACTGCAAAGTCAACTGCAAGGCATGACCAGATACTACAATGGCTTCCGTAAGTTACAAATCAAAAGTTACGCACAGGATTTTCCGTTTTGTATTTTTTTGGCATTTTCAAAGACGCTTCCAGCAATTGATAAATTGCATTTTCGGAAACCATACGGTGTCTGGCCGGCGGCTTTCTTTTCTTGACATTAATGTATTTAGATAGTATTCTTTTATTGATACTAACTCAATACACAGAGGTAAAAAATGAATTCCCTGATATTTATGATACGCGAAACGCTTCAGATGAAGATCCTTTCGGAAATATTCTGGCATACCAGGCGAAGAGATATGATCCTGAAGGGGGGAATGGCCATGCGCATTACCGCGAATAGCCTGCGATATACCAAGGATATAGATCTCGATGCAAATCCTCTTAAAGAACCTGAGTACGCAAAGGAGACAATACGCGCGGCTATTCGCAAGGCGACGGTCACCTGCTCTAATTATATTCGGAATGCCAGAGTTACCGAACCTAAGCAGATTGATACAACCCTCAGATGGAAGATAAATGGAACCATTGCTGATACCGGAGAGCCGTTTAACCTGACTGTCGAGGTTTCCCGCAGAGGACTATTGAATGAAGACCATGTTATTACAACAACCTTTGTACCTCCATCAGAGTATAACCTGTCCCCTGTCACCCTTGAGACTTACGATGCCCAGGCATTGATAGTAGCGAAAATGAATGCGATGTTGAATGATAATAGAGACGCACCAAGAGACCTTTATGATCTCCATATTCTATTTTCTATGAATGTTGAACCCGGCGCGGCATTGATGACTGATTTTATTAAAAGACATAGTATGCCCGCTGAAGAACTTGCTTACCGGATTTGGAATAAACTGGATATGATGACCTGGGAGAGATTTCGCGAGGAGGTCATACCCTATCTCGAAAAAGCCGAAGCTTCCAGAATAACCGAAGAATACTTTCATAAGATCGTTATGATGACCGGGGAGAAGATTGAGACAATTATTACCAGGTTTGATCCCGGAGAAAATAATGATGATCATAATCAACCAGGACAGACATTATGAGATGGCGTGATGAAATTGAGAAGGTATTGTATGGGCCAAGGGCCATGCGTTTTGTATCCACGTCCGTCCTGCTCAAGATTGCCCAGGATGTCAGGCCGACCATAACCGACAACACGCTGCACTCATGGATAAACGAGATGACCGAGGCTGGCAAGCTCGTCAAGGTATATCGTTCGCTTTATGCAAATATGCGCGCCCATCCTCCCGTTGTTCCGCCCGAAGCCTGCCAGTATATGTATCCTGGCGCGGTTGTATCACTTCAGTATGTCCTGGGTGCTTTTGGCATTATAAATAACCCGCCGAGAGCGATAACCTTCGTCGCCCCGATCCGACATACAGAAGCCGGGGGAAGGGTGTCGCCGATGGTCCGGACTGTTACGGGGGACTTCGGGGAATTCAGGCTTCATGCCCTGCCCGAGCGCATGCTTGATAGCAACGCCGGGATCCCATCCGACCTCATTGATCCGACGGCAAAGTTCTACACGCGTGCTACCCCTGAGAAAGCCCTTGTCGACTGGATCTATCTGGCGGCGACCCCGCGCAGTAAGAGCAAACTCACCATGCCGCCGTTCGATACCGATGTCGATGACCTGGACCTGGAACGTTTGATGCGGATAGCGCGTAATACGGGCGTTGACCGGTATGTGGCTGGTTTTCTCAAAGGTCTGAGAAATACTGATGAAGATGAATCCGAAGAAACTTATCCTCGACCGTCCTGATCGTCGGGAACAGATCTCCCCGGGGTGCTATTTATTCTTGTAGATGATCAAGCCTGCAGGCTTTTGCGCATTATAAAACACATGTAGGAGAGAAACATTGAAGAAATCCACAGGAACCAAGACTGGGTTGGAGACAATGGCCAAATTCGAAAAGATGATCGGGGCAGTCCGGGAGCTCGTAAGCCCGGATTTCGCGATCTCCCAGCTGCATCTCTTCCTGGCAGTCTGTCAGGAAGACGGAATAACCCAGACAGAACTGGCAAAAAGACTCGGCATGCCCCAGGCTACCGTCAGCAGGAACATTATAGCATTGGGCACATCATACAACAAAAAGACCGGCCAGTTAGGTGGCTACGGCCTCGTTGATTCCCGGCCCGATCTGTATGAGCGGAGGCGGTTTGCCTGCTTTCTCACGGAGACTGGGGAAAAGTTCAGGAAGGTTCTGGCCAATGCGATGATGGAGGCCTAAAGAATAGCGGTATGGCGGAAGTCAGAAAGAAATCCAAAAGCACCCTGCAGAAGGACCTGCACAATGCGATAAGCCTGTCTTCTTTCAAAAATCTCTGGAAAGCCATACAGGCGGGGGCGGACGTGAATTCCGGAGACTGTTTTGACAAAAGCAGATACTATCCACTGTATAGGGCCTGCACGCATAGCAAAGATGTGAAGATCATCCGGCTATTACTGGAACATGGCGCAGACGTGAATGCACAGGACCACGAAGGCAGCACAGCCTTGATGAACGCGTCCTCTGTCGGGCACGTAGACATCGTGAAACTCCTCATCGATCACGGCGCCGACGTGAACGTGCGCGACGTGGCGGGTGAAACTGCATTGCACGCCTCATGCAACGATGGACACCTCGCGATCGTCCGGCTATTGCTCGAGAGCGGCGCGGATGTCAACGCGGCGGATAAGGACGGCTGGACGCCGTTACATGAGGCGTGCAATTACGGTTGGTTTGAAACGGTCCGTCTCCTACTGGACAGCGGCGCCGACGTGAACGTGCGGTCATCCGGGGGGATCGCACCTACACACCTGGCGTGCAAACACGGAGACCCCGCCGTGATCAGCCTCCTCCTTGACCGTGGCGCTGATGTCGGTCTTGTAGCCGATAACAGCCGGACGGCACTCGATTATATCCTGGAACTGGAAGAAGGCGACCCTTACAGGGGGACAACGCTCGAGCTCTTCCGTGAGTATGCCCCCGAGCTGTATTTTTCGAAGTTCTGCACAGCACAGATGTCACCCGGGGGGATGTGATGGCCAAAACTAAGAGACTTTCCCCCAGGCAGAAGCTCTTTCGGGCTATCGCCGATGACGACTTGAAGACCGTAAAAGCCATTTTTGCCAGAAATAGGAACCCCCGCAAATTGATCGAAGGGTATAATGCCGACGGCGAAACACCACTCCATGCGGCATGTTGGAACGATAGATTCGAAATAGCAGCGTTCCTCCTCTCCGCCGGTGCGGAGGTCGGCGCGTGGGACAAGCACGGCAACACACCGCTCCACGATGCCTGCAGGAACCCGAACCCGAAGGCCGCCGCGTTTCTTCTTAAACATGGTGCCGGGATCTACGAGCGGGACGATGCTATGTGCTGTACTACACCTATTGGCCTTGCCCTCGCCGGAGACGAGAATCTCCCTGAAGGACAAGAGGAGATGAAGGAATTACTTCGGGTATTCATCGAACATGCGCCCAATGATATCCTGAATGCAATACTTGAGCTGTCTGAATGTTCCGCCCGATCACTGCGTCTCGAATGGTTCCAGGAGCTCGCGCCGGAGCTTTATTTCTCTAAATTCTGCACCAGCGATATATCCCCGGGAGGTAGCCTGTAAATGCCGATGAGAAAAGAAGACTTCACCACTGTTAACGCCAACAAACCATTATACGGGAGTATCCGGTCCCTCAAACGAGCACTCGAGGCGGGGGCGGATGTGAATGCGAGGAACGAATCTGGCTGGACCATGCTCCATCACGCAGCTGCCGCAGGCGATGTAAAGATGATAAAGTTCCTTCTTGAGTCCGGCGCCGGCGTGAACGCGCGCAACCACCTTGGCCAGACGGCGCTGCACGTCATCTTCGATTCCTTCGTGAAGACCCGGAAACACACCGACGCTGTTGAACGCGCCTGTCTTGAGATCGCATGTCTTCTTATCGATCACGGCGCGGACGTGAACGCAATAGACCATAAATATCACGAACCGATAGGGTATCTTATCTCAAACGCCTCCGGGAAAGTGTGCCGTGCAATTCTGCAGGACGCCAGGGTCAAAAAAGACATCCGCATGAATATCCGCAAAACACTCAACGCGTTCCTCTGGACCAATATGAAATTAGGGGTGATAAGCGAGATCCAGCGCGTTTTCGCCGCGGGGGCGGATCCCGACACACGCAACCACCTTGGTCAGACGCCCCTGCACTGGGCGGCGATGAAAGGCCGTGTCGACATCGCCCGCATCCTCCTCGACGCTCATGCAGAGACCAACGCACAGTTTCCGGCCAATGGCTTCACCCCCCTCCACTACGCGTGCATGAAAGGGTTCCGCGAGGTCGCGGCACTTTGCATTGACCACGGCGCCGATCCGGACGCGCGGGACAATAACAGCGAAACTCCCTTTCACCACGCCTGCCGTTGGAACTTCCCCAATCTCGCCCGGCTCCTGATCGAGAACGGGGCAAAGCTGACGGCCAGGACAAGCAACGGTCATACGGGCCTGGACCTCCTCTTGGCGAGCGAACAAAAGAATTCCACAGACGAGATCGTGGCGCTTTACAGGGAATACTGCCCTGAGCTGGTGTTTTCGGCTTTCTGTACGATGGATGTGAAACCCTAATCTCAAGGC
The sequence above is a segment of the Syntrophorhabdaceae bacterium genome. Coding sequences within it:
- a CDS encoding ankyrin repeat domain-containing protein, which translates into the protein MAEVRKKSKSTLQKDLHNAISLSSFKNLWKAIQAGADVNSGDCFDKSRYYPLYRACTHSKDVKIIRLLLEHGADVNAQDHEGSTALMNASSVGHVDIVKLLIDHGADVNVRDVAGETALHASCNDGHLAIVRLLLESGADVNAADKDGWTPLHEACNYGWFETVRLLLDSGADVNVRSSGGIAPTHLACKHGDPAVISLLLDRGADVGLVADNSRTALDYILELEEGDPYRGTTLELFREYAPELYFSKFCTAQMSPGGM
- a CDS encoding ankyrin repeat domain-containing protein, whose translation is MPMRKEDFTTVNANKPLYGSIRSLKRALEAGADVNARNESGWTMLHHAAAAGDVKMIKFLLESGAGVNARNHLGQTALHVIFDSFVKTRKHTDAVERACLEIACLLIDHGADVNAIDHKYHEPIGYLISNASGKVCRAILQDARVKKDIRMNIRKTLNAFLWTNMKLGVISEIQRVFAAGADPDTRNHLGQTPLHWAAMKGRVDIARILLDAHAETNAQFPANGFTPLHYACMKGFREVAALCIDHGADPDARDNNSETPFHHACRWNFPNLARLLIENGAKLTARTSNGHTGLDLLLASEQKNSTDEIVALYREYCPELVFSAFCTMDVKP
- a CDS encoding ankyrin repeat domain-containing protein — protein: MAKTKRLSPRQKLFRAIADDDLKTVKAIFARNRNPRKLIEGYNADGETPLHAACWNDRFEIAAFLLSAGAEVGAWDKHGNTPLHDACRNPNPKAAAFLLKHGAGIYERDDAMCCTTPIGLALAGDENLPEGQEEMKELLRVFIEHAPNDILNAILELSECSARSLRLEWFQELAPELYFSKFCTSDISPGGSL
- a CDS encoding MarR family winged helix-turn-helix transcriptional regulator; the encoded protein is MKKSTGTKTGLETMAKFEKMIGAVRELVSPDFAISQLHLFLAVCQEDGITQTELAKRLGMPQATVSRNIIALGTSYNKKTGQLGGYGLVDSRPDLYERRRFACFLTETGEKFRKVLANAMMEA
- a CDS encoding nucleotidyl transferase AbiEii/AbiGii toxin family protein, with protein sequence MNSLIFMIRETLQMKILSEIFWHTRRRDMILKGGMAMRITANSLRYTKDIDLDANPLKEPEYAKETIRAAIRKATVTCSNYIRNARVTEPKQIDTTLRWKINGTIADTGEPFNLTVEVSRRGLLNEDHVITTTFVPPSEYNLSPVTLETYDAQALIVAKMNAMLNDNRDAPRDLYDLHILFSMNVEPGAALMTDFIKRHSMPAEELAYRIWNKLDMMTWERFREEVIPYLEKAEASRITEEYFHKIVMMTGEKIETIITRFDPGENNDDHNQPGQTL